A portion of the Krasilnikovia cinnamomea genome contains these proteins:
- a CDS encoding Hsp70 family protein, translating to MQYGLGVDLGTTQTAAAVRVDGQVEVLRLGGRRAEIPSLVFVKPDGGLLVGDAAERRGLAEPARLAREFKRRIGDPVPILVGGAPFSAHALTAKLLRHVLDTVTQLQDAPPATVTVTHPANWGPYKREQLDQAIRLADAGPVLLRTEPEAAALQHATARRIAPGEAVAVYDLGGGTFDAAVLRRDGDDFVLLGEPEGVEQLGGADFDEAVFGHVIEVLGSKAEGLDPNDPEVVTALARLRRDCVEAKEALSFDTEVMIPVALPGLHTRIRLNRSELEAMIAPSLEDTVAAMHRALRSAQLAPADLSAVLLAGGSSRIPLVAQLLSTAFERPVVADPHPEHSIAMGAAVATAATSGAAARPAPPASDGPVSPVRGPADTLVEPLTQPHGTAHAATAVPPVVPGVGGARPAEEDTTLVTPGPADAGAAQTGSSPAPAGAQGGETTPVAFRRGTATVPGSGEKAPEPGTGAAAPAGGAATATPASGAAGGAATATPASGAAGVGGGALGRRGLSAHPSGPTAAWSPEAAPNPFAAPGTVVQTVPGGRSGRRTKLLITAGAIVVAVLAAGTATAIALNRDKDSSGTGQNPPAVSAQPFPTDAMLIRVDTGGDLPPSRKSGVYQLTPGGDARTKVVDTGSDVLPEWSHDRKRIAITRNLGDTNEIWVMNADGSDQQKVIGNVTGGRTSWSADDKKLAFIRVVDKVPQMFVITLGESKPRQLTRSSAAKDDPAWSPDGKSIAYWVDVDGVRQIYLLSVDDPQEPGQAVTSGDDGPAVDPAWTPDGKTIAYTKQTGPGVSDIWAVDADGTDAHQVTNDPAREMDPTWAPDGTWLAFTRGELNKPRITVVKADGSQEQTLTPADAREGHPCWS from the coding sequence ATGCAGTACGGCTTGGGTGTCGACCTCGGCACCACCCAGACCGCGGCCGCGGTACGCGTCGACGGCCAGGTCGAGGTGCTGCGCCTGGGCGGGCGGCGCGCGGAGATCCCGTCGCTGGTGTTCGTGAAGCCCGACGGCGGGCTGCTCGTCGGCGACGCGGCGGAACGGCGCGGTCTGGCCGAGCCCGCCCGGCTGGCCCGCGAGTTCAAGCGGCGCATCGGCGACCCCGTGCCGATCCTGGTGGGCGGCGCGCCGTTCTCGGCGCACGCGCTGACCGCGAAGCTGCTGCGGCACGTCCTGGACACGGTCACCCAGTTGCAGGACGCACCGCCCGCCACGGTCACCGTCACCCACCCCGCGAACTGGGGTCCGTACAAGCGTGAGCAGCTCGACCAGGCGATCCGGCTGGCCGACGCGGGGCCGGTGCTGCTGCGTACCGAGCCGGAGGCGGCCGCGCTGCAGCACGCCACGGCCCGCCGGATCGCCCCGGGCGAGGCCGTCGCCGTGTACGACCTGGGCGGCGGCACGTTCGACGCGGCCGTGCTGCGCCGTGACGGCGACGACTTCGTGCTGCTCGGCGAGCCCGAGGGCGTCGAGCAGCTCGGCGGGGCGGACTTCGACGAGGCGGTCTTCGGCCATGTGATCGAGGTGCTGGGCAGCAAGGCGGAGGGCCTGGACCCGAACGACCCCGAGGTGGTCACCGCGCTGGCCCGGCTGCGCCGCGACTGCGTCGAGGCCAAGGAGGCGCTGTCGTTCGACACCGAGGTGATGATCCCGGTGGCGTTGCCCGGCCTGCACACCCGGATCCGGCTCAACCGGTCGGAACTCGAGGCGATGATCGCACCGTCGCTCGAGGACACCGTGGCCGCCATGCACCGGGCACTGCGCTCCGCGCAGCTCGCGCCCGCCGACCTGAGCGCGGTGCTGCTGGCGGGTGGCTCGTCCCGGATCCCGCTGGTCGCGCAGCTGCTGTCGACCGCGTTCGAACGGCCGGTGGTCGCCGACCCGCACCCCGAGCACAGCATCGCGATGGGCGCGGCCGTCGCCACCGCGGCGACCTCGGGGGCTGCGGCACGGCCGGCACCGCCGGCGTCCGACGGGCCGGTATCGCCGGTGCGCGGCCCGGCCGACACGCTTGTCGAGCCGTTGACGCAGCCCCACGGTACGGCGCACGCCGCCACCGCCGTGCCGCCGGTCGTGCCCGGCGTGGGCGGCGCCCGTCCAGCCGAGGAGGACACCACCCTGGTCACGCCGGGTCCCGCAGACGCGGGAGCGGCGCAGACCGGTTCCTCCCCTGCCCCGGCCGGGGCGCAGGGCGGCGAGACGACCCCGGTCGCGTTCCGCCGGGGCACGGCCACGGTTCCCGGCAGCGGCGAGAAGGCACCGGAGCCCGGAACCGGCGCGGCGGCGCCGGCGGGAGGTGCGGCGACCGCGACACCAGCAAGCGGCGCGGCGGGAGGTGCGGCGACCGCGACACCGGCAAGCGGCGCGGCAGGTGTCGGCGGTGGCGCGCTCGGGCGGCGTGGGCTGTCCGCGCACCCCAGCGGCCCGACCGCGGCCTGGTCACCGGAGGCGGCGCCGAACCCGTTCGCGGCGCCGGGCACGGTGGTCCAGACGGTGCCGGGCGGCCGGTCCGGGCGGCGGACCAAGCTGCTCATCACCGCCGGGGCGATCGTGGTGGCGGTGCTGGCGGCGGGCACCGCCACGGCCATCGCGCTCAACCGTGACAAGGACTCCAGCGGCACCGGGCAGAACCCGCCGGCGGTATCCGCGCAGCCGTTCCCGACCGACGCCATGCTGATCCGCGTAGACACCGGCGGCGACCTGCCGCCCAGCCGCAAGTCCGGCGTCTACCAGCTCACCCCCGGCGGCGACGCCCGGACGAAGGTCGTCGACACGGGCTCCGACGTGCTGCCCGAGTGGTCGCACGACCGCAAACGGATCGCCATCACCCGCAACCTCGGCGACACCAACGAGATCTGGGTGATGAACGCCGACGGCAGCGACCAGCAGAAGGTCATCGGGAACGTCACGGGCGGCCGCACCTCGTGGTCGGCCGACGACAAGAAGCTCGCGTTCATCCGCGTCGTCGACAAGGTGCCGCAGATGTTCGTCATCACCCTCGGCGAGAGCAAGCCACGCCAGCTCACCCGCTCGTCGGCGGCGAAGGACGACCCGGCCTGGTCTCCGGACGGCAAGTCCATCGCGTACTGGGTGGACGTGGACGGGGTGCGGCAGATCTACCTGCTGTCGGTCGACGACCCGCAGGAGCCGGGGCAGGCCGTCACGTCCGGGGACGACGGCCCGGCGGTCGATCCGGCGTGGACGCCGGACGGCAAGACGATCGCGTACACCAAGCAGACCGGCCCCGGGGTGTCCGACATCTGGGCGGTCGACGCGGACGGCACGGACGCGCACCAGGTCACCAACGACCCCGCGCGGGAGATGGACCCCACCTGGGCACCGGACGGCACGTGGCTGGCGTTCACCCGGGGCGAGCTGAACAAACCCCGGATCACCGTCGTCAAGGCCGACGGCTCGCAGGAGCAGACGCTGACCCCGGCGGACGCCCGCGAGGGCCATCCCTGCTGGTCCTGA
- a CDS encoding dynamin family protein, with translation MTLLDQVRTLLDRAQAELPDPAARARLADARRRVDEPLRVAIAGKVKAGKSTLLNALVGEELAPTDAGECTRIVTWYADGHTYEVTAHLTDGTAEQRPFRRVSGAIRIDLGRPADQVDHLKVRVPSARLRRHTLIDTPGIASLSTDVSLRTMAFLEAEGERAAQTDAVIYLLRHMHGSDVRFLESFHGDGLSSGTPVNAVGVLSRADEIGGCRLDAMAAAARVADRYAHDERLRRLCPVVVPVAGLLGAAGATLREEEFRILAAVAEQPMDEVVDLLLTADRFAGSGSARAAVLARLGLFGVRLSVRLVREGAVGDAADLARALTEHSGIDRLREVFAAQFVGRSEVLKARSALAVLDECLAGRSADGLAADAERIRASAHEFVELRLLHLLRSGRLPGSAEQLAEMDLLLGGAGGAPYQRLGLPADAPPERIGAAATAALARWQAAAEHPFSPRELRTAARAAARSCEGILAGSAPG, from the coding sequence ATGACCCTGCTGGATCAGGTACGCACCCTGCTCGACCGGGCGCAGGCGGAGCTGCCCGACCCCGCGGCCCGGGCCCGCCTCGCCGACGCCCGCCGCCGCGTCGACGAGCCGCTGCGCGTCGCCATCGCCGGCAAGGTCAAGGCCGGCAAGTCGACCCTGCTCAACGCGCTCGTGGGGGAGGAGCTGGCCCCGACGGACGCCGGCGAGTGCACCCGCATCGTCACCTGGTACGCCGACGGGCACACCTACGAGGTGACCGCGCACCTCACCGACGGCACCGCGGAGCAGCGCCCGTTCCGCCGGGTCAGCGGCGCCATCCGCATCGACCTGGGCCGCCCCGCCGACCAGGTCGACCACCTCAAGGTACGGGTGCCCAGCGCCCGCCTGCGCCGGCACACCCTCATCGACACCCCCGGCATCGCGTCACTGTCCACGGACGTGTCGCTGCGCACCATGGCGTTCCTGGAAGCCGAGGGTGAGCGCGCCGCCCAGACTGACGCGGTGATCTACCTGCTGCGCCACATGCACGGCAGCGACGTACGGTTCCTCGAATCGTTCCACGGCGACGGGCTGTCCAGCGGCACCCCGGTCAACGCGGTCGGGGTGCTCTCGCGCGCCGACGAGATCGGCGGCTGCCGCCTCGACGCGATGGCCGCCGCCGCCCGGGTCGCCGACCGGTACGCCCACGACGAACGGCTGCGCCGGCTGTGCCCGGTCGTGGTGCCGGTGGCGGGGCTGCTCGGCGCGGCCGGCGCCACCCTGCGGGAGGAGGAGTTCCGGATCCTCGCGGCGGTCGCCGAACAGCCGATGGACGAGGTCGTGGACCTGCTGCTGACCGCGGACCGGTTCGCCGGCTCGGGGTCCGCCCGCGCGGCCGTGCTGGCCCGGCTGGGCCTGTTCGGTGTGCGGCTGTCGGTGCGGCTGGTCCGCGAGGGCGCCGTCGGTGACGCCGCCGACCTGGCCCGCGCCCTGACCGAGCACAGCGGCATCGACCGGCTGCGGGAGGTGTTCGCGGCCCAGTTCGTGGGCCGCAGCGAGGTGCTCAAGGCCCGTTCCGCGCTGGCGGTGCTCGACGAGTGCCTCGCCGGCCGGTCCGCCGACGGCCTGGCCGCCGACGCGGAACGGATCCGGGCCAGCGCTCACGAGTTCGTCGAGTTGCGCCTGCTGCACCTGCTGCGCTCGGGGCGGCTGCCGGGTTCCGCGGAGCAGCTGGCCGAAATGGACCTGCTGCTGGGCGGGGCGGGCGGTGCGCCGTACCAGCGGCTCGGCCTGCCCGCGGACGCCCCGCCGGAGCGGATCGGCGCCGCGGCCACCGCGGCGCTGGCCCGCTGGCAGGCGGCGGCGGAGCATCCGTTCTCGCCGCGCGAGCTGCGCACGGCGGCGCGGGCGGCGGCCCGCAGTTGCGAGGGCATCCTGGCCGGGTCCGCCCCGGGTTGA
- a CDS encoding dynamin family protein: protein MTPTAERRGTAVADLLAEFSDAQRLAAEADRPDLAERLAQAARRLRADDVTVAVVGEFKQGKSTLVNALLRTDICPVDSDVVTAVPTVLRYGRPPAVLLRVPGPNGAHTEVPVPFDQLRRYVTEGAAAGPDAEAPRSVEVRLDRRLLGAGLSFIDTPGVGGLDSAQGNLTLSTLPLAAAALFVTDAAQELTAPEVDFLRRVKERCPQVFCVVTKTDLYAEWRRIVEINEGHLSRAGLDVPIVAVSSFLRMRAQARDSTALNTESGFPPLVEILRRDVLGAARANALATARTELSFVVAQLRERVHAEQAAAAAPATAPQLERRYAERSRRSARLSGGTWQTVLSDGIQDLAADVDHDLRERLRLMVRRGEELLDETDPRDTWRDFQAWAAREATAAAVDNLMLLVGRTEQLARDVAERFDIEYDSLDVDLPAPELALRKVGELDVSFEKSGMAQFLGAFTAARVTYGGFYMLGALGALFNVALAAPLGLLAGMTLGRRLMKAERERQAQQRRLQAKAELRRYVDDVTFHVGRDSREAVRRTQRFLRDEFAARAQVIERSAAATAAAVRRTAALPDDERARRADALAEQRRRLDRLDRS from the coding sequence GTGACGCCGACGGCAGAGCGGCGCGGCACGGCGGTCGCCGACCTGCTCGCCGAGTTCTCCGACGCCCAGCGGCTGGCCGCCGAGGCGGACCGGCCCGACCTCGCCGAACGCCTCGCCCAGGCCGCGCGGCGGCTGCGCGCCGACGACGTGACCGTCGCCGTGGTGGGCGAGTTCAAGCAGGGCAAGAGCACCCTGGTGAACGCGCTGCTGCGCACCGACATCTGCCCCGTCGACTCGGACGTCGTTACCGCCGTGCCGACCGTGCTGCGCTACGGCCGCCCACCCGCCGTGCTGCTGCGGGTGCCCGGCCCGAACGGCGCCCACACCGAGGTGCCGGTGCCCTTCGACCAGCTGCGCCGCTACGTCACCGAGGGCGCGGCCGCCGGGCCGGACGCCGAGGCGCCGCGCAGCGTCGAGGTCCGCCTGGACCGGCGGCTGCTCGGCGCGGGTCTCTCGTTCATCGACACCCCGGGCGTGGGCGGCCTCGACTCGGCGCAGGGCAACCTCACCCTGTCCACGCTGCCGCTGGCCGCCGCGGCCCTGTTCGTCACGGACGCCGCGCAGGAACTCACCGCCCCCGAGGTCGACTTCCTGCGCCGCGTCAAGGAGCGCTGCCCCCAGGTCTTCTGTGTCGTCACCAAGACCGACCTGTACGCCGAGTGGCGCCGCATCGTCGAGATCAACGAGGGGCATCTGTCGCGCGCCGGACTGGACGTACCCATCGTGGCCGTGTCGTCCTTCCTGCGCATGCGGGCCCAGGCCCGCGACAGCACCGCCCTCAACACCGAGTCCGGTTTCCCGCCCCTGGTGGAGATCCTGCGCCGCGACGTGCTCGGCGCCGCCCGCGCGAACGCGCTGGCCACCGCCCGGACCGAGCTGTCGTTCGTGGTGGCGCAACTGCGCGAACGGGTGCACGCGGAACAGGCGGCCGCCGCCGCGCCGGCCACCGCGCCCCAGCTGGAGCGGCGCTACGCCGAGCGCAGCCGGCGCAGCGCCCGGCTGTCCGGCGGCACCTGGCAGACCGTGCTCAGCGACGGCATCCAGGACCTGGCCGCCGACGTCGACCACGACCTGCGCGAGCGGCTGCGGCTGATGGTGCGCCGCGGCGAGGAACTGCTCGACGAGACCGACCCCCGCGACACCTGGCGCGACTTCCAGGCGTGGGCGGCGCGCGAGGCCACGGCCGCCGCGGTGGACAACCTCATGCTGCTGGTGGGCCGCACCGAGCAGTTGGCCCGCGACGTCGCCGAACGCTTCGACATCGAATACGACAGCCTCGACGTCGACCTGCCCGCGCCCGAACTGGCGCTGCGCAAGGTCGGCGAGCTGGACGTCAGCTTCGAGAAGTCCGGCATGGCGCAGTTCCTCGGCGCGTTCACCGCGGCGCGGGTCACGTACGGCGGCTTCTACATGCTCGGCGCGCTCGGCGCGCTGTTCAACGTGGCGCTGGCCGCGCCGCTGGGGCTGCTGGCCGGGATGACGCTGGGGCGCCGGCTGATGAAGGCGGAGCGGGAACGGCAGGCCCAGCAGCGGCGCCTGCAGGCTAAGGCGGAGCTGCGCCGCTACGTCGACGACGTGACGTTCCACGTGGGACGCGACTCGCGCGAGGCGGTCCGGCGTACCCAACGTTTCCTGCGCGACGAGTTCGCCGCCCGCGCCCAGGTGATCGAGCGCTCCGCCGCGGCGACCGCGGCGGCGGTGCGCCGCACCGCCGCCCTGCCCGACGACGAGCGGGCCCGCCGCGCCGACGCCCTCGCCGAGCAGCGCCGCCGCCTCGACCGGCTGGACCGCTCATGA
- a CDS encoding acyl-CoA dehydrogenase family protein produces the protein MTTTTPPVPAVTGTHEVLNQPPPLVGHDVAADPALLAAVTREGAGWAVDDLHRLGRLAGGAEAQRWGDEANRYEPRLLTHDRYGHRVDEVDFHPSWHRLMDVAVAEGLAGAPWADQRPGAHVARAAGMYVWSQAEAGHSCPISMTYAVVPALRNAPELAAAYEPLLTSRVYDAGLRAPLGKRGLLAGMGMTEKQGGSDVRANTTTATAAGDGSYRLRGHKWFTSAPMCDVFLVLAQAPGGLSCFLVPRVLPDGTRNTFRIQRLKDKLGNRSNASSEPEFDDTVAWLVGEEGHGVRTIIEMVSMTRLDCVTGSASGMRAALVQAVHHARHRSAFGGPLAEKPLMRNVLADLAVESQAATVLAVRLAGAVDRAGRGDAGEQAFRRLAIAVGKYWVCKRQPAVVGEALECLGGNGYVEDSGLPRLYRDAPLNSIWEGSGNVQALDVLRALRREPDSLGAFFAEVDAAGGADRRLDEAAAGLRDMLTERADPEGQARRVVERMALVLQGSLLVRHAPAPVADAFCRSRLAGDAGLAFGTLPRGIDTAALVEQAVPV, from the coding sequence ATGACCACCACGACGCCGCCGGTGCCCGCCGTGACCGGGACCCACGAGGTGCTGAACCAGCCGCCGCCGCTGGTGGGTCACGACGTCGCCGCCGACCCCGCGCTGCTGGCCGCCGTCACCCGGGAGGGGGCCGGGTGGGCGGTCGACGACCTGCACCGGCTGGGCCGGCTGGCGGGCGGCGCCGAGGCGCAGCGGTGGGGCGACGAGGCCAACCGGTACGAGCCGCGGCTGCTCACCCACGACCGGTACGGCCACCGCGTCGACGAGGTCGACTTCCACCCGTCGTGGCACCGGCTGATGGACGTCGCGGTCGCCGAGGGCCTGGCCGGCGCGCCCTGGGCGGACCAGCGCCCGGGTGCCCACGTGGCCCGCGCCGCCGGCATGTACGTGTGGAGCCAGGCCGAGGCGGGCCACTCCTGCCCGATCTCGATGACCTACGCGGTGGTGCCCGCCCTGCGCAACGCGCCCGAGCTGGCCGCCGCGTACGAGCCGCTGCTGACCAGCCGCGTCTACGACGCGGGGCTGCGGGCGCCGCTGGGCAAGCGCGGCCTGCTGGCGGGCATGGGCATGACGGAGAAGCAGGGCGGTTCCGACGTACGCGCCAACACCACCACCGCCACGGCGGCCGGGGACGGCAGCTACCGGCTGCGCGGGCACAAGTGGTTCACCAGCGCGCCCATGTGCGACGTGTTCCTCGTGCTGGCGCAGGCGCCGGGCGGGCTGTCCTGTTTCCTGGTGCCGCGGGTGCTGCCGGACGGGACCCGCAACACGTTCCGCATCCAGCGGCTCAAGGACAAGCTCGGCAACCGCAGCAACGCCAGCAGCGAGCCGGAGTTCGACGACACGGTGGCGTGGCTGGTCGGCGAGGAGGGCCACGGGGTCCGCACGATCATCGAGATGGTCTCGATGACCCGCCTGGACTGCGTGACCGGCTCGGCGTCGGGCATGCGGGCCGCGCTCGTGCAGGCGGTGCACCACGCCCGGCACCGCAGCGCGTTCGGCGGGCCGCTGGCGGAGAAGCCGCTGATGCGTAACGTCCTGGCCGACCTGGCGGTCGAGTCGCAGGCCGCGACCGTGCTGGCGGTACGGCTGGCCGGTGCCGTGGACCGCGCCGGCCGCGGTGACGCCGGGGAGCAGGCGTTCCGCCGGCTGGCCATCGCGGTCGGCAAGTACTGGGTGTGCAAGCGCCAGCCGGCGGTCGTCGGCGAGGCCCTCGAATGCCTGGGCGGCAACGGGTACGTGGAGGATTCCGGGCTGCCCCGGCTCTACCGTGACGCCCCGCTGAACTCGATCTGGGAGGGCTCCGGCAACGTGCAGGCCCTCGACGTGCTGCGGGCGCTGCGGCGCGAACCGGACAGTCTGGGCGCGTTCTTCGCGGAGGTGGACGCGGCGGGCGGCGCCGACCGGCGGCTCGACGAGGCGGCCGCCGGGCTGCGCGACATGCTCACCGAGCGGGCGGATCCGGAGGGCCAGGCCCGGCGGGTGGTGGAACGCATGGCGCTGGTGTTGCAGGGGTCACTGCTGGTGCGGCACGCCCCGGCCCCGGTGGCCGACGCGTTCTGCCGGAGCCGGCTGGCCGGGGACGCGGGGCTGGCCTTCGGCACCCTGCCGCGAGGCATCGACACGGCTGCGCTGGTGGAGCAGGCCGTCCCCGTGTAG
- a CDS encoding putative bifunctional diguanylate cyclase/phosphodiesterase, with the protein MGVLSIGGYFLLPDHSLPRSIAYNLTGFISSVLILLAVRLHKPQRRNIWIWFAVGQLIWVVGDVVFDYYRLALDEEPYPSLADVFYLFAYPMMIFGLILLVRGGQRLARRDVAGLIDAGIVGTGLGLVFWVFVMEPIAAGTSASLLEQAVSDAYPAMDAVMLALLARLFLGSAKPTMSSRLLGGAALALLAADVAFSVISLHTDYDVGFIDAGWLLSYVLWAAAALHPSMRTTGEAPVTGTIHVGRRRLWLLGACSLIAPAMLLVPDVAANGRDRIAIAFSAGILFLLVVLRMSGFVAEVQRQSGQLQELAMRDDLTGLANRRRFEEALRAEFATGLPQVALFDLNGFKDVNDRFGHAVGDELLTIVASRITSVLRPDAMVARMGGDEFAVLIPNASDRAGDAVVRRLAATFHAPVHAGQQDLLVGASIGIAGAEGADGPMEVLRRADVAMYEAKGTGKPFHRFTTELDQHSTEQARLGAELRAALDADQFQLVYQPIVSLPTGSLASVEALVRWVHPERGWVSPAEFVPVAEQNGLIVELGAWILRTACTQAADWRARLGTRAPARVNVNVSARQLAEPGFADVVSAALADSGLPPSCLVVEVTETAVFEGGRALETLHELHALGVLVALDDFGTGHSSLGLLQTVPVDVLKVDKSFVDNITMAGRHAVIATALINVSTGLGLTAVAEGVETAEQAAELHRLGYRLAQGYHFGKPVAEPDFGTAEVTAVV; encoded by the coding sequence GTGGGCGTGCTGTCCATCGGCGGCTACTTCCTGCTGCCCGACCACAGCCTGCCGCGCAGCATCGCGTACAATCTCACCGGTTTCATCTCCAGCGTCCTGATCCTGCTGGCCGTGCGGCTGCACAAGCCGCAGCGGCGCAACATCTGGATCTGGTTCGCCGTCGGACAGCTCATCTGGGTCGTCGGGGACGTGGTCTTCGACTACTACCGGCTGGCGCTGGACGAGGAGCCGTACCCGTCGCTGGCGGACGTGTTCTACCTGTTCGCGTACCCGATGATGATCTTCGGGTTGATCCTGCTGGTCCGCGGTGGCCAGCGGCTGGCCCGCCGCGACGTCGCCGGGTTGATCGACGCCGGGATCGTCGGCACCGGTCTGGGCCTGGTGTTCTGGGTCTTCGTCATGGAGCCGATCGCGGCCGGCACCTCCGCGTCGTTGCTGGAGCAGGCGGTCAGCGACGCCTACCCGGCCATGGACGCGGTGATGCTGGCGCTGCTGGCCCGCCTGTTCCTCGGCAGTGCGAAACCCACCATGAGCTCCCGGCTGCTCGGCGGCGCCGCGCTGGCGCTGCTGGCCGCCGACGTCGCGTTCTCGGTGATCAGCCTGCACACCGACTACGACGTCGGGTTCATCGACGCGGGCTGGCTGCTGTCCTACGTGCTGTGGGCGGCCGCCGCGCTGCACCCGTCGATGCGCACCACCGGGGAGGCGCCGGTCACCGGCACCATCCACGTGGGGCGGCGCCGGCTCTGGCTGCTCGGCGCCTGCTCCCTCATCGCGCCCGCCATGCTGCTGGTGCCCGACGTCGCCGCGAACGGCCGGGACCGGATCGCCATCGCCTTCTCCGCCGGGATCCTGTTCCTGCTCGTCGTGCTGCGCATGTCCGGTTTCGTGGCCGAGGTGCAGCGCCAGTCCGGCCAGCTGCAGGAGCTGGCGATGCGCGACGACCTCACCGGGCTGGCGAACCGGCGCCGGTTCGAGGAGGCGCTGCGCGCCGAGTTCGCCACGGGCTTGCCGCAGGTGGCCCTGTTCGACCTCAACGGCTTCAAGGACGTCAACGACCGGTTCGGTCACGCCGTCGGCGACGAGCTGCTGACGATCGTGGCCAGCCGGATCACCAGCGTGCTGCGCCCCGACGCGATGGTGGCCCGGATGGGCGGCGACGAGTTCGCCGTGCTCATCCCGAACGCCTCCGACCGCGCGGGCGACGCCGTGGTACGCCGGCTCGCCGCCACGTTCCACGCCCCGGTGCACGCCGGGCAGCAGGACCTGCTGGTCGGCGCCAGCATCGGGATCGCCGGTGCGGAGGGCGCGGACGGCCCGATGGAGGTGCTGCGCCGCGCCGACGTCGCCATGTACGAGGCGAAGGGCACCGGCAAGCCGTTCCACCGCTTCACCACGGAGCTGGACCAGCATTCCACCGAGCAGGCGCGGCTGGGCGCCGAGCTGCGGGCCGCCCTGGACGCGGACCAGTTCCAGCTCGTGTACCAGCCGATCGTGTCCCTGCCGACGGGATCGCTGGCGTCGGTCGAGGCGCTGGTGCGCTGGGTGCACCCCGAGCGGGGCTGGGTCTCGCCCGCCGAGTTCGTCCCGGTGGCCGAGCAGAACGGGCTGATCGTGGAGCTGGGCGCGTGGATCCTGCGTACCGCCTGCACCCAGGCCGCGGACTGGCGGGCCCGGCTGGGGACGCGCGCCCCCGCGCGGGTGAACGTCAACGTGTCGGCGCGCCAGCTGGCCGAGCCGGGCTTCGCCGACGTGGTGTCGGCCGCGCTGGCCGACAGCGGGCTGCCGCCGTCCTGCCTGGTGGTCGAGGTGACCGAGACGGCCGTGTTCGAGGGCGGCCGGGCCCTGGAGACGCTGCACGAGCTGCACGCGCTGGGTGTGCTGGTCGCGCTGGACGACTTCGGCACCGGGCACTCGTCGCTCGGCCTGCTGCAGACCGTCCCCGTGGACGTGCTGAAGGTCGACAAGTCGTTCGTCGACAACATCACCATGGCGGGCCGCCACGCGGTCATCGCGACCGCCCTGATCAACGTGAGCACCGGCCTGGGGCTGACCGCCGTGGCCGAGGGTGTGGAGACCGCCGAGCAGGCCGCCGAGCTGCACCGGCTCGGCTACCGGCTGGCCCAGGGGTACCACTTCGGCAAGCCGGTCGCCGAGCCCGACTTCGGCACCGCCGAGGTCACCGCGGTGGTCTGA